The DNA sequence ACCTTGGAATAGGAGACAAAAAAGAGTACTGGACAAAGAAAATGCAACTTTTTATCGAAGCCGGCTGGGATCCTTATGATATGTTTTTGGTTTTTTCGGCCTTTTCTCCAAAGCCCAAAAAAGAACTTTTAAAAGAATGGTGCAAATTTATTCTTTCTAAATCTTTTGCTAGCCTTGAAAACGCTCTGTTAGTCGCTGAAGTTCTAAATAAACATTTGTATAACGAAAATACGACTTTAATTGAAAATTTAATCATCGAAATAATCTGTGATAAATGTTTTGTATCGGAAATTACATCTATTAAGATGTTTCCCGATAAATTTATAAAAAGATCTATTGAAGCCTTAATTGAACTCAAGCATTTAGATAAAGCCGATCTATTGATCTCAATAATGCCAACTGAAGTGGAAAAATTAGAAAGGGCTCGTCTTGAATACCTAGAGAAAGAAAATGACAATGCAGATGGATTATTTTCCAGCGATGATGATCTGCTAGCTAGCGATCCCGAAGTTGATGAAGACGAATTTGGTGAGAGTATTAGTGATGCCTCTGAATATTCTGAAGAAGAAACCTCTGAATAGCGGAACTAAAAGGTTCCATTATTGCTTTTTCCAATTTGGATTTGTTAGTGCTGTTAATATGTGATCTTCCCATTTCCCATTAATTAACAAATAATTTTTTAGCATAACCTGCTTTTTGGAATCCAAGTCGCATCAGCAATTTTTCACTGCGTTCATTTGTTGGCATGTAGTTAGCCATAATACGATGCATATTTTGGACATCAAACATATAGAAAATGGCTTTATTTAAAGCCTCATACATAAGGCCCTGGCCTTCAAAATCTCGATCTATTTTGTAGCCGAGGTAGCAAGCTTGAAAAGGTCCTCGAAACATTTGGGTGAAGTTGCTTATACCAATGAGCTGGCCTTGGTGAAATATGAGAAAACGGATAGATTGCTGATTAGCAAACTCTTTTATTTTTTGCTTCCAATAAGCTTCAGAAGAGACATCGACATCCAAAAGAACGGCTGTAGATGCCCAATGCAATTTGTTTTTATCCTCAAAATGCGCGAACTTAGTAGCATCCGCTTCATGCGCTGTTCTGATTAAAAGTCTCGAAGTAGTTAATTCTATCATGCTTAAATGAGGAGGAGCACTAACTCCCCCTTTCCTTTATTTCTAGAAAGATATCAATTTAACTCAATGCCAATGTCCATCTATCGCTGGCGAGCTGGAATTCTCTTCACAGTCATTTATTCAATCACTTTTTAACTTGAACTACGTAAGATGACAAGTTTTCGATGAGCCTCTTGCATAAATGCTCTTTTCTTATCTATTTCCTGTAAGATTTCAGCTATTGTCATTTGGCATGTAGATATTTCCTGCGCATGTGAGTCTTTTTGAAATAGCTCTTGAGATTGCTTGATCATCTCACTCATCTTTTGGGTTTTTTCAAGAATTTCGTTACAACAAGAATCAATTGCACGACGCAAATTAATAATCATCGCTTCCGTAGAACTTTTGGCTGGTATCAATCTTTGTTTTTCCTCTAGAGATAATGGACGATTATGTTCGATTTCAAGCGCATTCCAGAACATATGTAACCATGTTTTTTGGCTCATGACGGATTCTTCGGCTGCCGGGAATTCTTCAATCATTTTCCATACAATACCTTCATCCAACTTTTCTATAATGGGTTTCAATAAATCAAATGAATTCTGAATTCCAAGAGAAATTAACTTCTCATAATCCTGAGGCAATACGTAAATTGCAGTATCATATCCACTTTGACGACAAACGATGTAAGGAATATG is a window from the Parachlamydia acanthamoebae genome containing:
- a CDS encoding GNAT family N-acetyltransferase, whose protein sequence is MIELTTSRLLIRTAHEADATKFAHFEDKNKLHWASTAVLLDVDVSSEAYWKQKIKEFANQQSIRFLIFHQGQLIGISNFTQMFRGPFQACYLGYKIDRDFEGQGLMYEALNKAIFYMFDVQNMHRIMANYMPTNERSEKLLMRLGFQKAGYAKKLFVN